In one window of Romboutsia hominis DNA:
- a CDS encoding patatin-like phospholipase family protein: MKIGLCLSGGGAKGAYQAGVIKALYDRGLDFSAISGTSIGAINGYYIFTGNVEKLEDMWTNIEIDPANDIKIIDNTVDNSYVIEGLKTLEVSKEAEIDFYVNYIEIKNKNLNEKVMNIKDVDKSKALESIKYSSLLPCNPKATLPLGQQFMKDVSEGLYDGFNLDGGLVNNTLIQPLVEQDLDKIIIIDTHTEYELPAEISDKFGKDNIFIIKPKKPFEKNATLRFEKEFCKKIYNEGYEIGKNFSMHI, encoded by the coding sequence ATGAAAATAGGATTATGCCTTTCTGGAGGAGGAGCTAAAGGAGCTTATCAAGCAGGAGTTATAAAGGCTCTTTATGACAGAGGGTTAGATTTTAGTGCAATATCGGGAACATCTATAGGAGCAATTAATGGATATTATATATTCACAGGAAATGTTGAAAAGTTAGAGGATATGTGGACAAATATAGAAATAGATCCTGCAAACGATATCAAAATAATAGATAATACTGTGGATAATTCTTATGTGATAGAAGGATTAAAAACTTTAGAAGTAAGTAAAGAAGCGGAAATAGACTTTTATGTTAATTATATAGAAATAAAAAATAAAAATCTAAATGAAAAGGTAATGAATATAAAAGATGTAGATAAGTCTAAAGCTTTAGAAAGTATTAAGTATAGTTCTTTATTACCATGTAACCCAAAAGCAACTTTACCGCTAGGACAGCAGTTTATGAAAGATGTAAGTGAAGGGCTATATGATGGATTTAATCTTGATGGAGGATTAGTTAATAATACATTAATACAGCCATTAGTAGAACAAGACTTAGATAAAATAATAATAATAGATACACATACAGAATATGAACTACCTGCAGAAATAAGCGATAAATTTGGTAAAGACAATATTTTTATAATAAAGCCTAAAAAACCTTTTGAAAAAAATGCTACATTAAGATTTGAAAAAGAATTTTGTAAAAAAATATACAATGAAGGATATGAAATAGGAAAGAATTTTTCTATGCACATATAA
- a CDS encoding M18 family aminopeptidase codes for MEQKRFAKDLIDFIYKSPTSFQAVETSIKLLEDNNFKELKLDDIWNIEVNGKYYVTKNSSAIIAFEVNSNNIEKEGFRIVGSHTDSPTFRIKPNAEMCSEGTYLKLNTECYGGPILNTWLDRPLAIAGRVVLKGESILNPVEKMVNINKPICIIPNIAIHLNRGVNDGYALNKQKDMLPLVGLINESLEKDNFLINEISKSLGINKEEILDFDLFLYEYEKGSLMGPNEEFISTSRLDNLSMAHASLHALINANGKNGVNLVAVFDNEEVGSSTKQGADSNMLLNILERICISLGKSREEFFTALYSSFIISADLAHAVHPNLGEKHDPTNKPVMGKGPVIKINANQAYTSDASSISIYKAICKEANVKYQEFVNRSDERGGSTIGPISSTHIDIPSVDVGSPILAMHSIRELGSVKDHYSIYKTFNKFYEI; via the coding sequence ATGGAACAAAAGAGATTTGCTAAAGATTTAATAGATTTTATTTATAAAAGTCCAACATCATTTCAAGCAGTAGAAACATCTATAAAGCTTTTAGAGGATAATAACTTTAAAGAATTAAAATTAGATGATATATGGAACATAGAAGTAAATGGGAAGTATTATGTAACAAAGAATTCTTCTGCTATAATAGCCTTTGAGGTTAACTCTAATAACATAGAAAAAGAAGGATTTAGAATAGTAGGTTCTCATACTGACTCACCTACATTTAGAATAAAGCCAAATGCTGAAATGTGTTCTGAAGGTACATACTTAAAATTAAATACTGAATGCTATGGTGGACCAATATTAAATACTTGGTTAGATAGACCTTTAGCCATAGCTGGAAGGGTTGTATTAAAGGGAGAAAGTATATTAAATCCAGTAGAAAAAATGGTAAATATAAATAAACCAATATGTATCATACCAAATATAGCTATTCATTTAAATAGAGGAGTAAATGATGGATATGCACTAAATAAACAAAAGGATATGTTACCTTTAGTAGGTCTTATAAACGAAAGTTTAGAAAAAGATAACTTCTTAATAAATGAAATAAGTAAGTCACTAGGTATAAATAAGGAAGAAATATTAGACTTTGATTTATTCTTATATGAATATGAAAAAGGTTCTTTAATGGGTCCTAATGAGGAGTTTATATCAACAAGCAGATTAGATAATTTATCAATGGCACATGCTAGTTTACATGCACTTATAAATGCTAATGGTAAAAATGGTGTAAATTTAGTAGCTGTATTTGATAATGAAGAAGTAGGAAGTTCTACTAAACAAGGTGCAGATTCTAATATGTTATTAAACATACTAGAAAGAATATGTATATCTTTAGGTAAATCAAGAGAAGAATTCTTTACAGCATTATATTCTTCATTTATTATATCAGCTGATTTAGCACATGCAGTGCATCCAAACTTAGGAGAAAAGCATGACCCAACAAACAAACCAGTAATGGGTAAAGGACCAGTTATAAAGATAAATGCAAATCAAGCATATACAAGTGATGCCAGCTCAATATCTATATACAAAGCTATATGCAAAGAAGCTAACGTTAAGTATCAAGAATTTGTAAATAGATCAGATGAAAGAGGAGGAAGTACTATAGGGCCAATTTCATCAACACATATAGATATACCATCTGTTGATGTAGGTTCACCAATACTTGCAATGCACTCTATAAGAGAATTAGGAAGTGTAAAAGATCATTATAGTATATATAAGACATTTAATAAATTTTATGAAATATAA